One Helianthus annuus cultivar XRQ/B chromosome 12, HanXRQr2.0-SUNRISE, whole genome shotgun sequence genomic region harbors:
- the LOC110892543 gene encoding ethylene-responsive transcription factor ERN1-like — translation MGLISTTLSCKRPSGRWVAEIKDTIQQIRVWLGTFDTAEEAARAYDEAACLLRGSNTRTNFWPCNPSNKSPALSSKITNLLLQRLKAKNGGSLENIGASSHSLQNHRLQESTHVQDSDFNQIFDIPDATSDSFSASSEYCSRNDVLGENYLVGDEPKVEENKEIDLGLTDLLCVDNVVDSSINYSLFEIADEITKENYIEDPSMLSEAMKRMKFERNVSASLYAFNGISECLKMTENRRHEKLSTLGPNHNVENDLGDVVEEKSENGHSFTSMESFSSSSSKEGDEAYLWSSFDLDSLDVFFRGSN, via the coding sequence ATGGGGTTAATATCAACAACTTTGTCATGCAAACGGCCCTCGGGAAGATGGGTGGCCGAGATTAAAGACACCATACAACAAATAAGAGTATGGTTAGGGACGTTTGATACCGCTGAGGAGGCTGCTAGAGCTTATGATGAAGCGGCGTGTTTGCTTCGCGGATCAAACACAAGAACCAATTTTTGGCCGTGTAATCCGTCTAACAAGTCTCCTGCTCTTTCTTCCAAAATCACTAATCTTCTGCTTCAAAGACTTAAAGCAAAGAATGGTGGCAGTCTTGAAAATATTGGTGCTTCTTCACATTCTTTACAAAATCATAGACTTCAAGAGTCAACCCATGTTCAAGATTCTGACTTTAACCAAATCTTTGACATCCCAGATGCCACTAGTGATAGTTTTAGTGCAAGTTCTGAATATTGTTCAAGAAATGATGTTTTAGGTGAGAATTATTTAGTTGGAGATGAGCCTAAAGTGGAGGAAAACAAAGAGATTGACTTGGGTTTGACCGATTTATTATGTGTTGACAATGTTGTTGACTCATCCATCAACTATTCTCTATTTGAGATTGCAGATGAAATAACCAAAGAAAACTACATTGAGGACCCATCCATGCTTAGTGAAGCCATGAAGAGAATGAAGTTCGAAAGGAATGTTTCGGCTTCTCTTTACGCATTTAACGGGATATCTGAATGTTTGAAGATGACGGAGAACCGAAGGCATGAAAAGTTATCAACGCTTGGTCCGAATCATAACGTAGAAAATGATTTAGGTGACGTAGTAGAAGAGAAATCCGAAAATGGACATAGTTTCACTAGTATGGAATCATTTTCGTCTTCGAGTAGCAAGGAAGGAGATGAAGCTTATCTTTGGAGTTCTTTTGATCTTGATTCACTAGATGTGTTCTTTAGAGGATCAAACtaa